One stretch of Castor canadensis chromosome 14, mCasCan1.hap1v2, whole genome shotgun sequence DNA includes these proteins:
- the Fhip2b gene encoding FHF complex subunit HOOK-interacting protein 2B isoform X1, with protein MLSRLGALLQEAVGAREPSIDLLQAFVEHWKGITHYYIESTDENTPAKKTDIPWRLKQMLDILVYEEKQQAGAGEAGPCLEYLLQHKILETLCTLGKAEYPPGMRQQVFQFFSKVLAQVQHPLLHYLSVHRPVQKLLRLGGTVPGSLTEKEEVQFTSVLCSKIQQDPELLTYILEGKKIISRKKASREPTALPKETASHSDKDCYHNSAPDRGPQIDGEPYGAQAFNSRLPSETEGLDGGPGDSNLITSLLGLCKSKKSRVALKAQENLLLLVSVASPAAATYLAQSTPCCIAITEHLCQLYHSLPAFLDPADIATLEGISWRLPSAPSDEASFPGKEALAAFLGWFDYCDHLITEAHAVVADALAKAVAEKLLVETLQPRLLHVSEQSILTSTALLTAMLRQLRSPAMLQEAVAFFLGTDHQPTAAKDSPHTLCAHLIAHCDHLSDEISIATLRLFEELLQKPHEQAVHRLVLCNLEGRLYVARGSPEPESYEDTLDLEEDPYFTDSFLDSGLQPSTRPRQAPIASSDGKTAVTEIVNSFLCLVPEEAKTSAFLEETGYDTYVHDAYGLFQECSSRVASWGWPLGLAPLDPHEPERPFFEGHFLQVLFDRMARILDQPYSLNLQVTSVLSRLALFPHPHIHEYLLDPYINLAPGCRSLFSVLVRVIGDLMQRIQRVPQFPGKLLLVRKQLMGQVPGEQLDHQTLLQGVVVLEEFCKELAAIAFVKCPPHGPQLNLSPPPEGPVQPEA; from the exons ATGAAAACACCCCAGCCAAGAAAACAGATATTCCCTGGCGGCTGAAGCAGATGCTGGACATTCTGGTGTATGAGGAGAAGCAGCAGGCCGGTGCTGGTGAGGCAGGGCCCTGTCTGGAATATCTGCTGCAGCACAAGATCCTGGAGACCCTGTGCACACTGGGCAAGGCTGAG TACCCCCCAGGCATGCGGCAGCAGGTATTCCAGTTCTTCAGCAAGGTTCTGGCCCAGGTGCAACACCCTCTGCTGCATTACCTCAGCGTCCACAGGCCTGTACAG AAACTTCTCCGGCTTGGTGGGACAGTCCCTGGATCTCTCACAGAAAAGGAGGAGGTACAGTTCACCAGTGTCCTCTGCTCCAAGATCCAGCAGGATCCAGAGTTGCTCACCTATATCCTGGAA GGTAAAAAGATCATAAGTAGGAAGAAGGCATCCAGAGAACCTACTGCTCTGCCTAAAGAAACTGCCAGCCACAGCGACAAGGACTGTTATCACAACAGTGCTCCTGACAGGGGTCCCCAGATAGATGGAGAGCCTTATGGAGCTCAGGCCTTCAACAGCCGCCTTCCATCTGAGACTGAAGGGCTGGATGGTGGGCCTGGGGACAGCAACCTGATCACTTCCCTGCTCGGGCTATGCAAGAGCAAG AAGAGTCGGGTGGCACTGAAGGCCCAGGAGAACCTGCTGCTCCTGGTGAGCGTGGCCTCCCCAGCAGCTGCCACCTACCTGGCACAAAGCACCCCTTGTTGCATCGCAATCACAGAGCACCTCTGCCAACTGTACCAttctctgcctgccttccttgACCCTGCAGACATCGCTACTTTAGAGGGCATAAGCTGGAG GTTACCCAGTGCCCCATCCGATGAGGCATCTTTCCCTGGCAAGGAGGCCCTGGCTGCCTTCCTGGGCTGGTTTGATTACTGCGATCACCTTATCACAGAGGCACATGCG GTGGTTGCGGATGCCTTGGCCAAGGCTGTGGCTGAGAAGCTGCTTGTGGAGACACTGCAGCCCCGGCTCCTACATGT TTCTGAGCAGAGCATCCTGACCTCCACTGCCTTGCTGACGGCCATGCTGCGCCAGCTCCGTTCCCCTGCAATGCTGCAGGAGGCTGTGGCCTTCTTCCTAGGCACTGACCATCAGCCTACAGCTGCCAAGGACAGCCCCCACACCCTATGCGCGCACCTCATTGCGCACTGCGACCATCTCTCTGATGAG ATCAGCATTGCTACGCTGCGGCTATTTGAGGAGCTACTCCAGAAGCCCCACGAACAGGCTGTCCATCGCTTGGTCCTGTGTAACCTTGAGGGACGCCTGTATGTGGCCCGGGGCTCACCTGAGCCCGAGAGCTATGAGGACACCCT GGATCTGGAGGAAGACCCCTACTTCACAGACAGCTTCCTTGACTCTGGCCTTCAGCCCTCCACAAGGCCTCGCCAGGCCCCTATCGCCAGTTCCGACGGCAAAACAGCAGTGACTGAGATTGTCAACAG tttcctctgcCTGGTCCCCGAGGAAGCCAAGACCTCAGCCTTCCTGGAGGAGACTGGATATGACACGTATGTCCACGATGCCTATGGGCTG TTCCAGGAGTGCAGCTCCCGTGTTGCCTCTTGGGGCTGGCCCCTGGGCCTTGCACCCTTGGATCCCCATGAACCTGAACGGCCTTTCTTTGAGGGTCACTTCCTCCAAGTGCTGTTTGACCGCATGGCCCGGATTTTGGATCAG CCATACAGCCTGAACCTGCAAGTGACCTCAGTCCTGTCCCGGCTCGCCCTCTTTCCCCATCCCCATATCCATGAGTACCTCTTGGATCCCTACATCAACCTGGCCCCTGGCTGCAGGAGCCTGTTCTCTGTGCTCGTCAGG GTGATTGGGGACTTGATGCAAAGAATTCAGAGGGTACCCCAGTTCCCAGGCAAGCTGCTCCTGGTGCGCAAACAGCTCATGGGCCAGGTCCCTGGAGAGCA ACTGGACCACCAGACCCTTCTTCAGGGTGTGGTAGTGCTTGAAGAATTCTGCAAGGAGCTGGCTGCCATTGCGTTCGTCAAGTGTCCCCCACATGGTCCTCAGCTgaacctctccccacctccagaaGGGCCAGTCCAGCCAGAAGCATGA
- the Fhip2b gene encoding FHF complex subunit HOOK-interacting protein 2B isoform X3: MLSRLGALLQEAVGAREPSIDLLQAFVEHWKGITHYYIESTDENTPAKKTDIPWRLKQMLDILVYEEKQQAGAGEAGPCLEYLLQHKILETLCTLGKAEYPPGMRQQVFQFFSKVLAQVQHPLLHYLSVHRPVQKLLRLGGTVPGSLTEKEEVQFTSVLCSKIQQDPELLTYILEGKKIISRKKASREPTALPKETASHSDKDCYHNSAPDRGPQIDGEPYGAQAFNSRLPSETEGLDGGPGDSNLITSLLGLCKSKKSRVALKAQENLLLLVSVASPAAATYLAQSTPCCIAITEHLCQLYHSLPAFLDPADIATLEGISWRLPSAPSDEASFPGKEALAAFLGWFDYCDHLITEAHAVVADALAKAVAEKLLVETLQPRLLHVSEQSILTSTALLTAMLRQLRSPAMLQEAVAFFLGTDHQPTAAKDSPHTLCAHLIAHCDHLSDEISIATLRLFEELLQKPHEQAVHRLVLCNLEGRLYVARGSPEPESYEDTLDLEEDPYFTDSFLDSGLQPSTRPRQAPIASSDGKTAVTEIVNSFLCLVPEEAKTSAFLEETGYDTYVHDAYGLPYSLNLQVTSVLSRLALFPHPHIHEYLLDPYINLAPGCRSLFSVLVRVIGDLMQRIQRVPQFPGKLLLVRKQLMGQVPGEQLDHQTLLQGVVVLEEFCKELAAIAFVKCPPHGPQLNLSPPPEGPVQPEA, encoded by the exons ATGAAAACACCCCAGCCAAGAAAACAGATATTCCCTGGCGGCTGAAGCAGATGCTGGACATTCTGGTGTATGAGGAGAAGCAGCAGGCCGGTGCTGGTGAGGCAGGGCCCTGTCTGGAATATCTGCTGCAGCACAAGATCCTGGAGACCCTGTGCACACTGGGCAAGGCTGAG TACCCCCCAGGCATGCGGCAGCAGGTATTCCAGTTCTTCAGCAAGGTTCTGGCCCAGGTGCAACACCCTCTGCTGCATTACCTCAGCGTCCACAGGCCTGTACAG AAACTTCTCCGGCTTGGTGGGACAGTCCCTGGATCTCTCACAGAAAAGGAGGAGGTACAGTTCACCAGTGTCCTCTGCTCCAAGATCCAGCAGGATCCAGAGTTGCTCACCTATATCCTGGAA GGTAAAAAGATCATAAGTAGGAAGAAGGCATCCAGAGAACCTACTGCTCTGCCTAAAGAAACTGCCAGCCACAGCGACAAGGACTGTTATCACAACAGTGCTCCTGACAGGGGTCCCCAGATAGATGGAGAGCCTTATGGAGCTCAGGCCTTCAACAGCCGCCTTCCATCTGAGACTGAAGGGCTGGATGGTGGGCCTGGGGACAGCAACCTGATCACTTCCCTGCTCGGGCTATGCAAGAGCAAG AAGAGTCGGGTGGCACTGAAGGCCCAGGAGAACCTGCTGCTCCTGGTGAGCGTGGCCTCCCCAGCAGCTGCCACCTACCTGGCACAAAGCACCCCTTGTTGCATCGCAATCACAGAGCACCTCTGCCAACTGTACCAttctctgcctgccttccttgACCCTGCAGACATCGCTACTTTAGAGGGCATAAGCTGGAG GTTACCCAGTGCCCCATCCGATGAGGCATCTTTCCCTGGCAAGGAGGCCCTGGCTGCCTTCCTGGGCTGGTTTGATTACTGCGATCACCTTATCACAGAGGCACATGCG GTGGTTGCGGATGCCTTGGCCAAGGCTGTGGCTGAGAAGCTGCTTGTGGAGACACTGCAGCCCCGGCTCCTACATGT TTCTGAGCAGAGCATCCTGACCTCCACTGCCTTGCTGACGGCCATGCTGCGCCAGCTCCGTTCCCCTGCAATGCTGCAGGAGGCTGTGGCCTTCTTCCTAGGCACTGACCATCAGCCTACAGCTGCCAAGGACAGCCCCCACACCCTATGCGCGCACCTCATTGCGCACTGCGACCATCTCTCTGATGAG ATCAGCATTGCTACGCTGCGGCTATTTGAGGAGCTACTCCAGAAGCCCCACGAACAGGCTGTCCATCGCTTGGTCCTGTGTAACCTTGAGGGACGCCTGTATGTGGCCCGGGGCTCACCTGAGCCCGAGAGCTATGAGGACACCCT GGATCTGGAGGAAGACCCCTACTTCACAGACAGCTTCCTTGACTCTGGCCTTCAGCCCTCCACAAGGCCTCGCCAGGCCCCTATCGCCAGTTCCGACGGCAAAACAGCAGTGACTGAGATTGTCAACAG tttcctctgcCTGGTCCCCGAGGAAGCCAAGACCTCAGCCTTCCTGGAGGAGACTGGATATGACACGTATGTCCACGATGCCTATGGGCTG CCATACAGCCTGAACCTGCAAGTGACCTCAGTCCTGTCCCGGCTCGCCCTCTTTCCCCATCCCCATATCCATGAGTACCTCTTGGATCCCTACATCAACCTGGCCCCTGGCTGCAGGAGCCTGTTCTCTGTGCTCGTCAGG GTGATTGGGGACTTGATGCAAAGAATTCAGAGGGTACCCCAGTTCCCAGGCAAGCTGCTCCTGGTGCGCAAACAGCTCATGGGCCAGGTCCCTGGAGAGCA ACTGGACCACCAGACCCTTCTTCAGGGTGTGGTAGTGCTTGAAGAATTCTGCAAGGAGCTGGCTGCCATTGCGTTCGTCAAGTGTCCCCCACATGGTCCTCAGCTgaacctctccccacctccagaaGGGCCAGTCCAGCCAGAAGCATGA
- the Fhip2b gene encoding FHF complex subunit HOOK-interacting protein 2B isoform X2, whose amino-acid sequence METKNQIDENTPAKKTDIPWRLKQMLDILVYEEKQQAGAGEAGPCLEYLLQHKILETLCTLGKAEYPPGMRQQVFQFFSKVLAQVQHPLLHYLSVHRPVQKLLRLGGTVPGSLTEKEEVQFTSVLCSKIQQDPELLTYILEGKKIISRKKASREPTALPKETASHSDKDCYHNSAPDRGPQIDGEPYGAQAFNSRLPSETEGLDGGPGDSNLITSLLGLCKSKKSRVALKAQENLLLLVSVASPAAATYLAQSTPCCIAITEHLCQLYHSLPAFLDPADIATLEGISWRLPSAPSDEASFPGKEALAAFLGWFDYCDHLITEAHAVVADALAKAVAEKLLVETLQPRLLHVSEQSILTSTALLTAMLRQLRSPAMLQEAVAFFLGTDHQPTAAKDSPHTLCAHLIAHCDHLSDEISIATLRLFEELLQKPHEQAVHRLVLCNLEGRLYVARGSPEPESYEDTLDLEEDPYFTDSFLDSGLQPSTRPRQAPIASSDGKTAVTEIVNSFLCLVPEEAKTSAFLEETGYDTYVHDAYGLFQECSSRVASWGWPLGLAPLDPHEPERPFFEGHFLQVLFDRMARILDQPYSLNLQVTSVLSRLALFPHPHIHEYLLDPYINLAPGCRSLFSVLVRVIGDLMQRIQRVPQFPGKLLLVRKQLMGQVPGEQLDHQTLLQGVVVLEEFCKELAAIAFVKCPPHGPQLNLSPPPEGPVQPEA is encoded by the exons ATGAAAACACCCCAGCCAAGAAAACAGATATTCCCTGGCGGCTGAAGCAGATGCTGGACATTCTGGTGTATGAGGAGAAGCAGCAGGCCGGTGCTGGTGAGGCAGGGCCCTGTCTGGAATATCTGCTGCAGCACAAGATCCTGGAGACCCTGTGCACACTGGGCAAGGCTGAG TACCCCCCAGGCATGCGGCAGCAGGTATTCCAGTTCTTCAGCAAGGTTCTGGCCCAGGTGCAACACCCTCTGCTGCATTACCTCAGCGTCCACAGGCCTGTACAG AAACTTCTCCGGCTTGGTGGGACAGTCCCTGGATCTCTCACAGAAAAGGAGGAGGTACAGTTCACCAGTGTCCTCTGCTCCAAGATCCAGCAGGATCCAGAGTTGCTCACCTATATCCTGGAA GGTAAAAAGATCATAAGTAGGAAGAAGGCATCCAGAGAACCTACTGCTCTGCCTAAAGAAACTGCCAGCCACAGCGACAAGGACTGTTATCACAACAGTGCTCCTGACAGGGGTCCCCAGATAGATGGAGAGCCTTATGGAGCTCAGGCCTTCAACAGCCGCCTTCCATCTGAGACTGAAGGGCTGGATGGTGGGCCTGGGGACAGCAACCTGATCACTTCCCTGCTCGGGCTATGCAAGAGCAAG AAGAGTCGGGTGGCACTGAAGGCCCAGGAGAACCTGCTGCTCCTGGTGAGCGTGGCCTCCCCAGCAGCTGCCACCTACCTGGCACAAAGCACCCCTTGTTGCATCGCAATCACAGAGCACCTCTGCCAACTGTACCAttctctgcctgccttccttgACCCTGCAGACATCGCTACTTTAGAGGGCATAAGCTGGAG GTTACCCAGTGCCCCATCCGATGAGGCATCTTTCCCTGGCAAGGAGGCCCTGGCTGCCTTCCTGGGCTGGTTTGATTACTGCGATCACCTTATCACAGAGGCACATGCG GTGGTTGCGGATGCCTTGGCCAAGGCTGTGGCTGAGAAGCTGCTTGTGGAGACACTGCAGCCCCGGCTCCTACATGT TTCTGAGCAGAGCATCCTGACCTCCACTGCCTTGCTGACGGCCATGCTGCGCCAGCTCCGTTCCCCTGCAATGCTGCAGGAGGCTGTGGCCTTCTTCCTAGGCACTGACCATCAGCCTACAGCTGCCAAGGACAGCCCCCACACCCTATGCGCGCACCTCATTGCGCACTGCGACCATCTCTCTGATGAG ATCAGCATTGCTACGCTGCGGCTATTTGAGGAGCTACTCCAGAAGCCCCACGAACAGGCTGTCCATCGCTTGGTCCTGTGTAACCTTGAGGGACGCCTGTATGTGGCCCGGGGCTCACCTGAGCCCGAGAGCTATGAGGACACCCT GGATCTGGAGGAAGACCCCTACTTCACAGACAGCTTCCTTGACTCTGGCCTTCAGCCCTCCACAAGGCCTCGCCAGGCCCCTATCGCCAGTTCCGACGGCAAAACAGCAGTGACTGAGATTGTCAACAG tttcctctgcCTGGTCCCCGAGGAAGCCAAGACCTCAGCCTTCCTGGAGGAGACTGGATATGACACGTATGTCCACGATGCCTATGGGCTG TTCCAGGAGTGCAGCTCCCGTGTTGCCTCTTGGGGCTGGCCCCTGGGCCTTGCACCCTTGGATCCCCATGAACCTGAACGGCCTTTCTTTGAGGGTCACTTCCTCCAAGTGCTGTTTGACCGCATGGCCCGGATTTTGGATCAG CCATACAGCCTGAACCTGCAAGTGACCTCAGTCCTGTCCCGGCTCGCCCTCTTTCCCCATCCCCATATCCATGAGTACCTCTTGGATCCCTACATCAACCTGGCCCCTGGCTGCAGGAGCCTGTTCTCTGTGCTCGTCAGG GTGATTGGGGACTTGATGCAAAGAATTCAGAGGGTACCCCAGTTCCCAGGCAAGCTGCTCCTGGTGCGCAAACAGCTCATGGGCCAGGTCCCTGGAGAGCA ACTGGACCACCAGACCCTTCTTCAGGGTGTGGTAGTGCTTGAAGAATTCTGCAAGGAGCTGGCTGCCATTGCGTTCGTCAAGTGTCCCCCACATGGTCCTCAGCTgaacctctccccacctccagaaGGGCCAGTCCAGCCAGAAGCATGA
- the Fhip2b gene encoding FHF complex subunit HOOK-interacting protein 2B isoform X4: protein MLDILVYEEKQQAGAGEAGPCLEYLLQHKILETLCTLGKAEYPPGMRQQVFQFFSKVLAQVQHPLLHYLSVHRPVQKLLRLGGTVPGSLTEKEEVQFTSVLCSKIQQDPELLTYILEGKKIISRKKASREPTALPKETASHSDKDCYHNSAPDRGPQIDGEPYGAQAFNSRLPSETEGLDGGPGDSNLITSLLGLCKSKKSRVALKAQENLLLLVSVASPAAATYLAQSTPCCIAITEHLCQLYHSLPAFLDPADIATLEGISWRLPSAPSDEASFPGKEALAAFLGWFDYCDHLITEAHAVVADALAKAVAEKLLVETLQPRLLHVSEQSILTSTALLTAMLRQLRSPAMLQEAVAFFLGTDHQPTAAKDSPHTLCAHLIAHCDHLSDEISIATLRLFEELLQKPHEQAVHRLVLCNLEGRLYVARGSPEPESYEDTLDLEEDPYFTDSFLDSGLQPSTRPRQAPIASSDGKTAVTEIVNSFLCLVPEEAKTSAFLEETGYDTYVHDAYGLFQECSSRVASWGWPLGLAPLDPHEPERPFFEGHFLQVLFDRMARILDQPYSLNLQVTSVLSRLALFPHPHIHEYLLDPYINLAPGCRSLFSVLVRVIGDLMQRIQRVPQFPGKLLLVRKQLMGQVPGEQLDHQTLLQGVVVLEEFCKELAAIAFVKCPPHGPQLNLSPPPEGPVQPEA, encoded by the exons ATGCTGGACATTCTGGTGTATGAGGAGAAGCAGCAGGCCGGTGCTGGTGAGGCAGGGCCCTGTCTGGAATATCTGCTGCAGCACAAGATCCTGGAGACCCTGTGCACACTGGGCAAGGCTGAG TACCCCCCAGGCATGCGGCAGCAGGTATTCCAGTTCTTCAGCAAGGTTCTGGCCCAGGTGCAACACCCTCTGCTGCATTACCTCAGCGTCCACAGGCCTGTACAG AAACTTCTCCGGCTTGGTGGGACAGTCCCTGGATCTCTCACAGAAAAGGAGGAGGTACAGTTCACCAGTGTCCTCTGCTCCAAGATCCAGCAGGATCCAGAGTTGCTCACCTATATCCTGGAA GGTAAAAAGATCATAAGTAGGAAGAAGGCATCCAGAGAACCTACTGCTCTGCCTAAAGAAACTGCCAGCCACAGCGACAAGGACTGTTATCACAACAGTGCTCCTGACAGGGGTCCCCAGATAGATGGAGAGCCTTATGGAGCTCAGGCCTTCAACAGCCGCCTTCCATCTGAGACTGAAGGGCTGGATGGTGGGCCTGGGGACAGCAACCTGATCACTTCCCTGCTCGGGCTATGCAAGAGCAAG AAGAGTCGGGTGGCACTGAAGGCCCAGGAGAACCTGCTGCTCCTGGTGAGCGTGGCCTCCCCAGCAGCTGCCACCTACCTGGCACAAAGCACCCCTTGTTGCATCGCAATCACAGAGCACCTCTGCCAACTGTACCAttctctgcctgccttccttgACCCTGCAGACATCGCTACTTTAGAGGGCATAAGCTGGAG GTTACCCAGTGCCCCATCCGATGAGGCATCTTTCCCTGGCAAGGAGGCCCTGGCTGCCTTCCTGGGCTGGTTTGATTACTGCGATCACCTTATCACAGAGGCACATGCG GTGGTTGCGGATGCCTTGGCCAAGGCTGTGGCTGAGAAGCTGCTTGTGGAGACACTGCAGCCCCGGCTCCTACATGT TTCTGAGCAGAGCATCCTGACCTCCACTGCCTTGCTGACGGCCATGCTGCGCCAGCTCCGTTCCCCTGCAATGCTGCAGGAGGCTGTGGCCTTCTTCCTAGGCACTGACCATCAGCCTACAGCTGCCAAGGACAGCCCCCACACCCTATGCGCGCACCTCATTGCGCACTGCGACCATCTCTCTGATGAG ATCAGCATTGCTACGCTGCGGCTATTTGAGGAGCTACTCCAGAAGCCCCACGAACAGGCTGTCCATCGCTTGGTCCTGTGTAACCTTGAGGGACGCCTGTATGTGGCCCGGGGCTCACCTGAGCCCGAGAGCTATGAGGACACCCT GGATCTGGAGGAAGACCCCTACTTCACAGACAGCTTCCTTGACTCTGGCCTTCAGCCCTCCACAAGGCCTCGCCAGGCCCCTATCGCCAGTTCCGACGGCAAAACAGCAGTGACTGAGATTGTCAACAG tttcctctgcCTGGTCCCCGAGGAAGCCAAGACCTCAGCCTTCCTGGAGGAGACTGGATATGACACGTATGTCCACGATGCCTATGGGCTG TTCCAGGAGTGCAGCTCCCGTGTTGCCTCTTGGGGCTGGCCCCTGGGCCTTGCACCCTTGGATCCCCATGAACCTGAACGGCCTTTCTTTGAGGGTCACTTCCTCCAAGTGCTGTTTGACCGCATGGCCCGGATTTTGGATCAG CCATACAGCCTGAACCTGCAAGTGACCTCAGTCCTGTCCCGGCTCGCCCTCTTTCCCCATCCCCATATCCATGAGTACCTCTTGGATCCCTACATCAACCTGGCCCCTGGCTGCAGGAGCCTGTTCTCTGTGCTCGTCAGG GTGATTGGGGACTTGATGCAAAGAATTCAGAGGGTACCCCAGTTCCCAGGCAAGCTGCTCCTGGTGCGCAAACAGCTCATGGGCCAGGTCCCTGGAGAGCA ACTGGACCACCAGACCCTTCTTCAGGGTGTGGTAGTGCTTGAAGAATTCTGCAAGGAGCTGGCTGCCATTGCGTTCGTCAAGTGTCCCCCACATGGTCCTCAGCTgaacctctccccacctccagaaGGGCCAGTCCAGCCAGAAGCATGA
- the Nudt18 gene encoding 8-oxo-dGDP phosphatase NUDT18 isoform X2 — protein MEPGETIIEAMQREVKEEAGLHCEPVTLLSVEERGPAWIRFVFLARPTGGTLKTSKEADAESLQAGWFPRVSLPTPLRAHDVLHVIDLAAQYLQQARHPLILPQELPCSLVCQRLVATFTSVQTVWVLVGTGGMPHLPITACGFTSVEQRGGIKVAVLRLLQECLTLHNLAVETKGLLGLQHLGRDHMDGICMNVLVAVAFRNPGIEEEPPKVRSENYFWWKVMEEDLQSQLLQRLQESSVVPVSR, from the exons ATGGAGCCCGGGGAGACCATCATTGAGGCAATGCAGCGGGAGGTGAAAGAAGAGGCTGGGCTGCACTGTGAGCCTGTGACGCTGCTGTCGGTGGAGGAGCGGGGTCCCGCCTGGATCCGCTTTGTGTTCCTTGCTCGCCCCACAG GTGGAACTCTCAAAACTTCCAAGGAGGCCGATGCAGAGTCCCTGCAAGCTGGCTGGTTCCCACGGGTCTCTCTGCCCACTCCACTGAGAGCCCATGATGTTTTGCACGTGATAGATCTAGCCGCCCAGTACCTCCAGCAAGCCAGGCACCCTCTTATTCTGCCTCAAGAGCTTCCCTGCAGTCTAGTGTGCCAGCGGCTTGTGGCCACCTTCACTAGCGTCCAGACAGTGTGGGTGTTGGTGGGCACAGGGGGGATGCCTCACTTGCCCATTACTGCCTGTGGCTTTACCTCCGTGGAACAGAGGGGAGGCATCAAGGTGGCCGTCCTGCGGCTGCTACAGGAGTGTCTGACCCTGCACAATTTGGCAGTGGAAACCAAGGGGTTGCTTGGACTGCAGCATCTGGGCAGAGATCATATGGATGGCATCTGCATGAATGTGCTGGTGGCGGTGGCTTTTCGGAACCCAGGAATTGAAGAAGAGCCCCCGAAGGTTCGGAGTGAAAACTACTTTTGGTGGAAGGTGATGGAGGAAGACCTACAAAGCCAGCTCCTACAGAGACTCCAGGAATCTTCTGTCGTCCCAGTGAGCAGATAG
- the Nudt18 gene encoding 8-oxo-dGDP phosphatase NUDT18 isoform X1, whose protein sequence is MPRPGAPPLNGLAPPPRRPPRAGQSRQAALTCSLSAAGVRRAHPCSHRPEASGEGRGRGTLRRSAPRTPRSGVWGVLAHRLPGDPMASEGLAKALTAVLGGQGLLVQSYDSEPLGNPRVPVRLRKNVCYVVLAVFLNEQDEVLLIQEAKRECRGSWYLPAGRMEPGETIIEAMQREVKEEAGLHCEPVTLLSVEERGPAWIRFVFLARPTGGTLKTSKEADAESLQAGWFPRVSLPTPLRAHDVLHVIDLAAQYLQQARHPLILPQELPCSLVCQRLVATFTSVQTVWVLVGTGGMPHLPITACGFTSVEQRGGIKVAVLRLLQECLTLHNLAVETKGLLGLQHLGRDHMDGICMNVLVAVAFRNPGIEEEPPKVRSENYFWWKVMEEDLQSQLLQRLQESSVVPVSR, encoded by the exons ATGCCGAGGCCCGGCGCCCCGCCCCTTAACGGGCTGGCCCCGCCTCCTCGGCGACCGCCGCGGGCCGGCCAATCCCGGCAGGCCGCGTTGACGTGCAGCCTATCAGCAGCCGGGGTTCGCAGGGCGCATCCGTGTTCGCACCGGCCCGAGGCCTCAGGGGAGGGGCGAGGGCGTGGGACGCTACGCAGGTCCGCGCCCAGGACGCCCCGCTCTGGCGTCTGGGGGGTCCTGGCCCACCGCCTTCCAGGAGATCCCATGGCCTCGGAGGGCCTGGCGAAGGCTCTGACGGCCGTGCTGGGGGGCCAGGGACTACTTGTGCAGAGCTATGACTCGGAGCCGCTCGGCAACCCGCGGGTGCCCGTGCGGCTGCGGAAGAACGTCTGCTACGTGGTACTGGCCGTGTTCCTCAACGAGCAG GATGAGGTGCTACTGATCCAGGAGGCCAAGAGGGAGTGTCGGGGGTCATGGTACCTCCCTGCGGGGAGAATGGAGCCCGGGGAGACCATCATTGAGGCAATGCAGCGGGAGGTGAAAGAAGAGGCTGGGCTGCACTGTGAGCCTGTGACGCTGCTGTCGGTGGAGGAGCGGGGTCCCGCCTGGATCCGCTTTGTGTTCCTTGCTCGCCCCACAG GTGGAACTCTCAAAACTTCCAAGGAGGCCGATGCAGAGTCCCTGCAAGCTGGCTGGTTCCCACGGGTCTCTCTGCCCACTCCACTGAGAGCCCATGATGTTTTGCACGTGATAGATCTAGCCGCCCAGTACCTCCAGCAAGCCAGGCACCCTCTTATTCTGCCTCAAGAGCTTCCCTGCAGTCTAGTGTGCCAGCGGCTTGTGGCCACCTTCACTAGCGTCCAGACAGTGTGGGTGTTGGTGGGCACAGGGGGGATGCCTCACTTGCCCATTACTGCCTGTGGCTTTACCTCCGTGGAACAGAGGGGAGGCATCAAGGTGGCCGTCCTGCGGCTGCTACAGGAGTGTCTGACCCTGCACAATTTGGCAGTGGAAACCAAGGGGTTGCTTGGACTGCAGCATCTGGGCAGAGATCATATGGATGGCATCTGCATGAATGTGCTGGTGGCGGTGGCTTTTCGGAACCCAGGAATTGAAGAAGAGCCCCCGAAGGTTCGGAGTGAAAACTACTTTTGGTGGAAGGTGATGGAGGAAGACCTACAAAGCCAGCTCCTACAGAGACTCCAGGAATCTTCTGTCGTCCCAGTGAGCAGATAG